Genomic DNA from Pseudomonas fitomaticsae:
CTTCTTCACCGGATTGTGGGAGGGCGTGAAAAATGCCGGGGCCAGTGCAATGGTGACGTTGCGCTCGGTGCTCGACTGGCAGCCGCTGGAGGCACTGGCGGCGTTGTGGGAACCGGTCACCGGTTTCTTCTCGAGAATCTGGGACAAGGTCAAGGCTGTGACCGCGCCAGTGATCGACTTCTTCAAGTCGGTTTTCTCGTGGTCGCCCGCAGGCCTGATCCTGGAAAACTGGGGGCCGTTGACCGGTCTGTTTTCGGCGATCTGGGAACTGCTCAAGGCCTTGAGTGTGCCGGTGATGGCGTTTCTCAGAAACCTGTTCGATTTCTCGCCGATGCAGATGATCAACAGTGCATGGGGCGGTGTGGTCCGGTTCTTCGAACCGATGTTCAGCGGCCTGCGAAAATCCGCGCAACCGGCTAAAGAATTCCTGGTGTCGTTGTTCGACTTCTCGCCGATGCAGATGATCACCAGCGCCTGGGGCGGTGTCATTGCGTACTTCCAGCCGGTATGGACGACGCTGCAATCGGCCGTGCAAAGCACCCGGGAAACGTTGCGGGCACTGTTCGATTTTTTCCCGATGGAAATGATCAGCGGCGCCTGGGGTGGTGTCGTCGGATTCTTCGAGCCGATCTGGACGGCACTGCAAACGTCAGTGCAACAGGTCAAAGGCTTTTTCACCGGTCTGTTCGAGTGGTCGCCGCTGGAGCAGATTGCGCAGTACTGGCAGCCGATCGGTGAGGTTTTCTCGGCGCTGTGGGGTGTTGTGCTGGCGCTGTCCGCGCCGGTCGTGGATTTTTTGCACGGCCTGTTCGAATGGAAACCCCTGGATCAGATCATCGAGAGCTGGGGGCCGATTGTCGGGTGGTTCGGCGAGTTGTGGCAAAAGCTGCAAACCGTCATCGCGCCGATCAAGGAGCTGTTCGACGGTGGCTTCGCCGGGCTGATCGCCAAGGTCACCGGCAAGGTCGAAACCCTGACCCAGGCGCAACGCCAGACCAATGCCGAAGGCAAGGGCGAACTGGCGCCGGCCTTCTTCGGTGCCAGTGCGAAAACCGAGGGTGGCGGTGCGTTGCAGGGCGGCTCGTTGCCGCAATCCTCCGGTGCCCTGATCCAGCAAAGCGCCGCCAACAACCGCACGCAACTCGAAGGCGGCCTGACGGTTCGCTTCGAAAATGCGCCGGCGGGGCTGCGCACCGATCAACCGCAAACCAATCAACCGGGGCTGGCGCTCAGTTCGCGCATCGGCTATCGCTCGCTGTCCATGGGAGGTTCCAATGAACTGGCGTGACCGTTTGTTGCCGGCATCCTTTCGCGGTGTCGGTTTCTGGATCGATCAGGCGAAAACCCCGGTCGGTCGCAAGGGGCAGTTGCACGAATATCCGCAACGGGACCTGCCGTTTTTCGAGGACCTTGGTCAGCAGGCCAAGACCCACGACCTGACGGCGTTCATCATCGGCGCCAATTGCCTGGAACAGCGTGACAAGCTGCTTCAGGCCCTGGAACAGGGCAGCGGCGAACTGGTGCATCCGTGGTTGGGGCGCTTGCAGGTCAAGGTCGGCGAGTGCGACATGACCCACACCCGCCAGGACGGCGGGATGGTGACGTTCAGCCTGAAGTTCTACCCGGACCGACCGCTGCCGTTTCCGACGGCGACGGTCAGCACCCAGAAAGTACTGCTGGCCAAGGCCGACGGTTTGCTCGGCTCGGCAGTGGCACGCTTCGAACAGGCGATGACCCTGATCAAGGCCGCGCGGATCGGCATCGCCAATCTGCGCAACAGCCTCACCGGCGTGTACGACGTGATCAAGGAACAGCTCAAACCGCTGATCGCCCAGTACAAGCAGATCACCGAACTGGTCAGGGCAGTGAAGGAGCTGCCCAAGGAAGTGGCGGCGGAGTTCAAGGGCTTGCTCGGCGATATCAAGGAGCTGAAGGAGTTCGCGAAGGAGGGCTACCGTGGCGTGATTGCCGACGTGTCCCAACAGATCGAAGCCATCCGCAAGGCCGACGCACCGAAAATCACCACCGGCAAGGACACCAACGCCGCCGCGCAAGCGATGGCCAACCTGGTGCAGGACACGCTGATCGTCAAAGTGGCGCAATGGGTGGCCTCGATGCCGGTGGCGTCGACGCCGGTGAAACTCAACTCGACACCTTCGCTGGATCAGCAATCGAAGCAGCCGGTCAGCCGTCAGGAAGTGCCGGTCACGGATGATCTGCAAACGCTGCAAAAAGCGTTGAACGAAGTGCTGCAAATGGCTCAGGACAAGGCCGATCCCGGTCACTACCAGGCCATCGGCGATCTTAAGGAGGCACTGAATGGGCACTTCAAGGCCGTGGCTTCTTCCGGTGTGCGACTGGTCAGCAAAACTTTCCAGGAAACCTTTCCGGCATTGGTTGTGGCCTACCAGCAGTTCGGCGATGCCACCCGGGTGACCGAGGTCATTCAGCGCAACGGTCTGTCTCATCCGGGGTACTCACCCAACGAAGTCAAGGTTTCCCGGGAGTGAGCCATGAACGAGACTGACAACCGCGTCACGCTGACCGTCGACAACATGGAGTACGGCGGCTGGAAAAGCGTGCAGATCACCGCGGACCTGGAGCGTCAGTTCCGCACCTTCAAACTCGACATCACCTGGCAATGGCCGGGGCAGACCGTGGATCAGCGGATCAAGGCCGGCGACCCGTGCGAAGTGCGGATCGGCAAGGATCTGGTGCTCACCGGTTATGTGTTCAAGGCCCCGATCAGCTATGACGGGCGGCAGATCAGCCTGAGCATCGAAGGTAGTTCCAAGACCCAGGATCTGGTCGATTGTGCGGCGCGAAACATCCCCGGCCAATGGCAGGAGCAGCCGCTGTTGAACATCGTCCAGGCCCTGGCCGGGGAATACTCGCAGTTTGTGGTCAACGAGATTCCCGAGACCGCACGCCTGAGCAAACACACGATCGTTCCGGGTGAAACGGTGTTTCAGTCGATCGACCGTCTGCTCTCGCTGTACCGGGTGTTTTCCACCGATGACGCCGAAGGCCGGCTGGTGCTGGCCAAACCGGGCAGCGGTGGCCGCGCCAGCGATGCGCTGGAGCTGGGCAAGAACATTCTCTCGGCCAATGCGCCGATGGATCACAGCCAGGTGTTCTCCGAATACCGGGTGATCGGCCAGCAAAAGGGCAACGACAAGAAGAGCGGGGCGGCGGTCAGCGAGGTTGAATCCAGCGCGACCGACCTGAGCTTCAAGCGCCGACGCACGACGATCATCAACGAAGGCTCGCAACTGACGTTCGAACTGGCCCAGCAACGGGCCCAGTGGGAAAGTGCCACGCGCATGGGCCGGGCGCTGACCACCACTTATCAGGTGCAGGGCTGGCGCCAGTCCAACGGCGATCTGTGGCGCCACAACACGCTGGTGAAGGTCAAGGATCCGGTGCTCGGCTTCGATGGCGACATGCTGATCTCCAAAGTGACGTACTCGCTGTCGGCGCAAGGCTCGGTGACCACGCTGCAAGTGGCACCGCCGCATACCTTCGATCCTGACCCGACGCCCCCGAAAAAAACCTGAGCCTGACGCTGAATCTGACTGGCATCACCTGACCCTGTGGGAGCGGGCTTGCCCGCGAAAGCGGTGGTTACCGCAAACACTACTTTGCCTGACACACCGCCATCGCGGGCAAGCCCGCTCCCACAGGTTTTGTGTTGGCAAAGTCCTGAGGACAATTCATGAGCCTACTGACACGCCTGCTGGCGCGCGGCACTGTCGTGCTCGCCAATTCGGCATCCAAGCTGCAATCGCTGCAAATGCGCCTCACCGCCGGTGAAGTGAACGACGACCTGGAGCACTTCGAACCCTACGGCTTCACCAGCCATCCGCTGGCCGGTGCCGAAGGCGTCGTCACGTTTCTCGGCGGCGACCGTTCTCACGCCATCGCCCTGGTGGTCGCCGACCGCCGTTACCGCCTGCAATCGCTGGCGGCCGGCGAGGTGGCGATCTACACCGACGAGGGCGACAAAATTCACTTCAAGCGCGGGCGGATCATCGACATCGAAACCGCCACGCTGAACATTCGCGCCAGCACCGCCGTGAACTTCGAGACGCCGGTGATCAACCAGACCGGCAAGATCGTATCCAAAGGCGACCAGGTTGCCGGCGGCATCAGCCAGATCAAGCACGTGCACGTTGGCGTGCAGGCGGGCAGTGGCCAGACCGGCGCGCCGGCGGGAGGTCAATGATGCTTTTCAGTCAGAACCTCCACGCCGCGCTGACCCGTGCGGTGCTGATCAGCCTGTTCACCTGGCGCCGCGCTGCCGACGACGATGCCCTCGACGACGAGGAACGTTTCGGCTGGTGGGGCGACACCTTTCCCACCGTGGCTGACGATCGTATCGGCTCGCGGCTGTGGCTGTTGCGCCGGGTCAAGCTGACCCGCCAGACCCAGATGGACGCCGAGTTCTATGCCCGCGAAGCCTTGCAATGGCTGATCGACGACGGCCATTGCAGCGCCATCGACATCATCAGCGAACGCCTCGACGCCCAGCGCCTGAACCTGCGCACGGTCCTGACCCTGGCCGACGGCGAACGCCTGGACATCAACCCCGATAACAGTTGGCAGGTGATCTATGCCGTTTGAAACCCCTTCGCTGCCGGTGCTGATCAAGCGCACCCAAAGCGACCTGGCCGGCGATTCGCTGCGCCAGTCCGATGCGCAAGTCCTGGCCCGCACACTCGGCGGCGCTGCCTATGGTCTTTACGGCTACCTCGACTGGATTGCCGAGCAGATCCTGCCCGACACCGCCGATGAGTCGACCCTGGAGCGCATCGCCGCGCTGCGCCTGAACCAGCCGCGCAAACCGGCGCAGGTCGCCACCGGCACGGTCAGCTTCAACGCCACGGCGGGCGCGGTGCTGGACGCCGATACGTTGCTGCAATCGAGTGACGGTCGCACCTTCAAAGTCACCGCCTCCCGCACCACCGTCAATGGCGTCAACAGCACCAGCATCGCCGCGCTGGATGCCGGCAGTCTGGGCAACGCCGATGCCGGGCTGGCGTTGACGCCGGTGCAGCCGATCACCGGTGTGGTCAGCAACAGTTTTGTAGTGCTGGCGCCGGGACTCAACGGCGGTGTGGCGCGGGAAAGCCTGGAGTCGCTGCGCTCGCGGGTGATCCGTTCCTATCGCGTCATCCCCCACGGTGGTTCGGCCAGCGACTATGAAACCTGGGCGCTGGAAGTGCCGGGTGTGACCCGCGCGTGGTGCCGTGGCGGCTTCCTCGGGCCGGGTACCGTCGGCGTGTACATCATGCGCGACGACGATCCGCAACCGGTGCCGAATGCCGATCAACTGGCCGAAGTGCAGGCCTATATCGAGCCGTTGCGCCCGGTGACCGCCGAAGTGCATGTACGTCCGCCGGTGCAGAAACCGGTGACCTATCAACTGAAGCTGACCCCCGACACCACCGCCGTGCGCGCCGCCGTCGAAACCCAACTGCGCGACCTGCACAACCGCGAAGCCGACCTGGGCGAAGATCTGTTGATCAGCCATATCCGCGAAGCGATCAGCAGCGCGGCGGGCGAGACTGACCACGTACTGTCGGCCCCGGTGGAGAACGTGGCCGCGGGTGACAGCGAACTGCTCACCTTCGGGGGTTGCGTATGGCTGCCATAAGAACCGCCGCGCAATACCAGGCGCAACTGCGCGCCTTGCTGCCGAGCGGCCCGGCGTGGGATCCGGAACGCGTGCCGGAACTCGAGGAAGTGCTGCAAGGCGTCGCCGTCGAACTGGCGCGCCTCGACGCTCGCGCCGCCGACCTGCTCAACGAAATGGACCCGGCCGGCGTCAGCGAACTGGTGCCGGACTGGGAGCAGGTGATGAACCTGCCCGACCCGTGCCTCGGCGCCACGCCGCTGTTCGACGACCGCCGCCTCGCCGTGCGCCGCCGCTTGCTGGCGGTCGGCAGCCAGGCCGTCGGTTATTACCTGGACATCGCCAAAAGCCAGGGTTATCCCAACGCCACCATCACCGAACTCGAAGCCCCGCGCATGGGCCGTTCGCGTTTCGGCGCAGCGCATTGGGGCACCTGGGAAGCGCAGTTCATGTGGACGCTCAACACCGGTGGCCGGCTGTTGCTTGGCCGGCGTTATGGCGCGAGTTATTGGGGCGAGCGCTTTGGCGTGAATCCCGGCTCGGCGCTGGAATGCCTGATCCATCGGGCGGCGCCGGCGCATACCAAGGTGCACATCAACTATGACTAGGGACTGACGCAATGGATTATCCGAAGAGTGTGCCCAGCGCCGGTCTGGTGAATGGGAAGTTTATCGATGAGAACCCGCTGACCGGGACGCCGGGGTCGCTGATCCCCGCTGACTGGGGCAACGGCGTTACGCAAGAAATCATCAATGTGATCAAGGCCGGGGATCTGACCCCGGACGAGAAGAAATACGATCAGTTGCTCCAGGCGATTCAGAGCGTTTCGGCCAAGGGCTGGAATCAGGATCTGGCGTTGCCGCTGGCAGCGTTGCCATTGCCGACCGTGGCCACGACGGATGCCCGCATGCCGATTACACCGGCCGCCGCATCGACCAGTGGCGGGCGAGTGTCGGTGCCGGCGGGTGTTTACGTCAGCATCGGTCAGGAAGTGCTGGCGGGGCAGTTGGGACGTTCGCGCACGTTCACCACTCAGGCCTGGAGCAGCGCCGATCTGTTGCCGAGTTCGGGTTACTTTCTGCGGGCTCAGGTGGTGGGTGGTGCGCTGACGTTTTACATGCAGCGCGGGACGATTTACGACGCTGCTCCGGAGGGCTTGAAGGGAACCGTGAACGGAGCGGCAGGTGGTGGTTTTCAGTCCACGCCGCTGGACATCTGTCTGGCGTGGGTGGTGACCGCAGGACCGGGATCGGTGCCGATTGTCAGGCCGATCTACAACCGCAACCGGTTGAGCTGGACG
This window encodes:
- a CDS encoding YmfQ family protein, encoding MAAIRTAAQYQAQLRALLPSGPAWDPERVPELEEVLQGVAVELARLDARAADLLNEMDPAGVSELVPDWEQVMNLPDPCLGATPLFDDRRLAVRRRLLAVGSQAVGYYLDIAKSQGYPNATITELEAPRMGRSRFGAAHWGTWEAQFMWTLNTGGRLLLGRRYGASYWGERFGVNPGSALECLIHRAAPAHTKVHINYD
- a CDS encoding baseplate J/gp47 family protein — translated: MPFETPSLPVLIKRTQSDLAGDSLRQSDAQVLARTLGGAAYGLYGYLDWIAEQILPDTADESTLERIAALRLNQPRKPAQVATGTVSFNATAGAVLDADTLLQSSDGRTFKVTASRTTVNGVNSTSIAALDAGSLGNADAGLALTPVQPITGVVSNSFVVLAPGLNGGVARESLESLRSRVIRSYRVIPHGGSASDYETWALEVPGVTRAWCRGGFLGPGTVGVYIMRDDDPQPVPNADQLAEVQAYIEPLRPVTAEVHVRPPVQKPVTYQLKLTPDTTAVRAAVETQLRDLHNREADLGEDLLISHIREAISSAAGETDHVLSAPVENVAAGDSELLTFGGCVWLP
- a CDS encoding phage GP46 family protein; translation: MLFSQNLHAALTRAVLISLFTWRRAADDDALDDEERFGWWGDTFPTVADDRIGSRLWLLRRVKLTRQTQMDAEFYAREALQWLIDDGHCSAIDIISERLDAQRLNLRTVLTLADGERLDINPDNSWQVIYAV
- a CDS encoding phage tail protein, translating into MDYPKSVPSAGLVNGKFIDENPLTGTPGSLIPADWGNGVTQEIINVIKAGDLTPDEKKYDQLLQAIQSVSAKGWNQDLALPLAALPLPTVATTDARMPITPAAASTSGGRVSVPAGVYVSIGQEVLAGQLGRSRTFTTQAWSSADLLPSSGYFLRAQVVGGALTFYMQRGTIYDAAPEGLKGTVNGAAGGGFQSTPLDICLAWVVTAGPGSVPIVRPIYNRNRLSWTQVVNGNGVVYLPLDPHARAARLVVGNPTPHPTGITSVSFAPGGWLGGNYCYLNPTVATSNNWDGWSTAGAAALIFSSNVVSDTTVSTLTASFDHAELRSLWQVYQAEHTLGAGTAASDELLFSMGLKSFAQTDYSNGIAINFTAAVNVNLAWELIR
- a CDS encoding DNA circularization protein, with amino-acid sequence MNWRDRLLPASFRGVGFWIDQAKTPVGRKGQLHEYPQRDLPFFEDLGQQAKTHDLTAFIIGANCLEQRDKLLQALEQGSGELVHPWLGRLQVKVGECDMTHTRQDGGMVTFSLKFYPDRPLPFPTATVSTQKVLLAKADGLLGSAVARFEQAMTLIKAARIGIANLRNSLTGVYDVIKEQLKPLIAQYKQITELVRAVKELPKEVAAEFKGLLGDIKELKEFAKEGYRGVIADVSQQIEAIRKADAPKITTGKDTNAAAQAMANLVQDTLIVKVAQWVASMPVASTPVKLNSTPSLDQQSKQPVSRQEVPVTDDLQTLQKALNEVLQMAQDKADPGHYQAIGDLKEALNGHFKAVASSGVRLVSKTFQETFPALVVAYQQFGDATRVTEVIQRNGLSHPGYSPNEVKVSRE
- a CDS encoding phage tail protein, producing the protein MAEETKAKASVLLTGIDELSPKLGALRVKVDDFKKNLEQTGLGKLDISGLFKGGSVITPFVDGIKSAAAFQGKLAEVSETAKTVDLPDTPKAAAQNMNMFSASMEKVSAAVDAALVPAVGALVVGLEPMLTQVGSLLADNPKLVEGLAAGAIAFSAMQTAVTGMTQVMDVMSMVLKTNPIMLIAMGIAVAAGLIVANWTPISAFFTGLWEGVKNAGASAMVTLRSVLDWQPLEALAALWEPVTGFFSRIWDKVKAVTAPVIDFFKSVFSWSPAGLILENWGPLTGLFSAIWELLKALSVPVMAFLRNLFDFSPMQMINSAWGGVVRFFEPMFSGLRKSAQPAKEFLVSLFDFSPMQMITSAWGGVIAYFQPVWTTLQSAVQSTRETLRALFDFFPMEMISGAWGGVVGFFEPIWTALQTSVQQVKGFFTGLFEWSPLEQIAQYWQPIGEVFSALWGVVLALSAPVVDFLHGLFEWKPLDQIIESWGPIVGWFGELWQKLQTVIAPIKELFDGGFAGLIAKVTGKVETLTQAQRQTNAEGKGELAPAFFGASAKTEGGGALQGGSLPQSSGALIQQSAANNRTQLEGGLTVRFENAPAGLRTDQPQTNQPGLALSSRIGYRSLSMGGSNELA
- a CDS encoding phage baseplate assembly protein, producing MNETDNRVTLTVDNMEYGGWKSVQITADLERQFRTFKLDITWQWPGQTVDQRIKAGDPCEVRIGKDLVLTGYVFKAPISYDGRQISLSIEGSSKTQDLVDCAARNIPGQWQEQPLLNIVQALAGEYSQFVVNEIPETARLSKHTIVPGETVFQSIDRLLSLYRVFSTDDAEGRLVLAKPGSGGRASDALELGKNILSANAPMDHSQVFSEYRVIGQQKGNDKKSGAAVSEVESSATDLSFKRRRTTIINEGSQLTFELAQQRAQWESATRMGRALTTTYQVQGWRQSNGDLWRHNTLVKVKDPVLGFDGDMLISKVTYSLSAQGSVTTLQVAPPHTFDPDPTPPKKT
- a CDS encoding phage baseplate assembly protein V, with the protein product MSLLTRLLARGTVVLANSASKLQSLQMRLTAGEVNDDLEHFEPYGFTSHPLAGAEGVVTFLGGDRSHAIALVVADRRYRLQSLAAGEVAIYTDEGDKIHFKRGRIIDIETATLNIRASTAVNFETPVINQTGKIVSKGDQVAGGISQIKHVHVGVQAGSGQTGAPAGGQ